A section of the Pedobacter sp. HDW13 genome encodes:
- a CDS encoding NADH-quinone oxidoreductase subunit D, with protein sequence MNHNHPVFTDNDPQSELVTLNLGPTHPATHGVFQNVLQLDGERIVSGVSTIGYIHRAFEKIAEHRPFYQITPLTDRLNYCSSPINNMGWHMTVEKLLNIQMPKRVDYLRVIVMELSRIADHIICNTIIGQDTGATTTFLYLFQFREHIYEIFEEVCGARLTTNIGRIGGFERDFNDIAFAKINKFLKEFPVALREFENLLTRNRIFIDRTAGVAEVTKETALEYSWTGPLLRATGVDYDVRVSDPYSSYQDFDFEVPVGTSGDIYDRYLVRNEEMWQSVRIIEQALEKLKSEEKGIFHADVPDFYLPPKQEVYNNMEALIYHFKIVMGEIDAPKAEVYHAVEGGNGELGFYLINDGGRTPYRLHFRRPSFINYQMFAPMSEGMLLSDAIINMSSMNIIAGELDA encoded by the coding sequence ATGAATCATAACCATCCGGTATTTACAGATAACGACCCGCAAAGTGAGCTGGTAACCTTAAACTTAGGTCCAACACACCCTGCAACCCACGGCGTTTTTCAGAACGTTTTGCAATTAGATGGCGAACGTATTGTAAGCGGCGTTTCAACTATTGGGTATATTCACCGTGCTTTCGAAAAGATTGCCGAACACCGCCCATTTTATCAGATTACTCCACTTACCGACCGTTTAAACTATTGTTCTTCGCCTATTAACAATATGGGCTGGCACATGACGGTTGAAAAGTTGTTGAATATCCAGATGCCAAAACGTGTAGATTACCTGCGCGTAATTGTAATGGAGCTTTCGCGTATTGCCGATCACATTATCTGTAACACGATTATTGGTCAGGATACCGGAGCAACAACTACTTTCCTTTATCTTTTCCAGTTCCGTGAGCACATTTACGAAATTTTTGAAGAGGTTTGCGGAGCGCGTTTAACAACAAACATTGGCCGTATTGGTGGTTTTGAAAGAGATTTCAATGATATCGCCTTTGCCAAAATCAATAAGTTTTTAAAGGAGTTCCCCGTAGCTTTAAGAGAGTTCGAAAATCTGTTAACCCGTAACCGCATCTTTATTGATAGGACTGCCGGTGTTGCAGAGGTAACCAAAGAAACTGCATTGGAGTATAGCTGGACTGGACCGCTTTTACGTGCTACTGGTGTAGATTATGATGTTCGTGTAAGCGATCCATATTCTTCTTATCAGGATTTCGATTTCGAAGTTCCGGTAGGTACAAGTGGCGATATTTACGACAGGTATTTGGTTCGTAACGAAGAAATGTGGCAAAGTGTGCGCATTATTGAGCAGGCTTTAGAAAAATTGAAATCAGAAGAAAAAGGTATTTTCCATGCTGATGTTCCTGATTTCTATCTTCCTCCAAAACAAGAAGTATACAACAATATGGAAGCATTAATCTATCACTTTAAAATTGTGATGGGCGAAATTGATGCACCAAAAGCAGAGGTTTATCATGCTGTAGAAGGTGGTAACGGCGAATTAGGTTTCTATCTGATCAATGATGGAGGACGTACCCCGTACCGTTTACACTTCCGCAGACCAAGTTTTATAAATTACCAGATGTTTGCGCCAATGAGCGAGGGCATGTTATTGTCTGATGCCATCATCAACATGAGTAGTATGAACATTATTGCAGGAGAATTAGATGCTTAA
- a CDS encoding biopolymer transporter ExbD: MAELNTGGKKATPRVDMTPMVDLMFLLVTFFILTTSISTPQAMDIAKPDKNEKLPENRLELKASKTMTILLGKKDKVAWYMGVAGESAPTIESVDQVGDAIIKNRKTADASGVAGDFVVLVKPTAGSTFKNFVDIMDELEILKVKVRQIDDDNILDNEKQAMRDQGIL; this comes from the coding sequence ATGGCAGAATTAAATACAGGCGGGAAGAAAGCCACACCAAGGGTTGATATGACTCCGATGGTGGATCTAATGTTTCTTTTGGTAACATTCTTTATCTTAACTACTTCAATATCTACGCCACAAGCAATGGATATTGCAAAACCAGATAAGAACGAGAAGTTACCTGAAAACAGATTAGAACTGAAAGCAAGTAAAACCATGACTATTTTATTGGGTAAAAAAGATAAAGTAGCCTGGTACATGGGAGTAGCTGGAGAAAGCGCACCAACAATTGAATCTGTAGATCAAGTAGGCGATGCTATTATAAAAAATAGAAAAACTGCTGATGCATCAGGAGTTGCAGGCGACTTTGTTGTATTGGTAAAACCAACAGCAGGTTCTACTTTCAAGAACTTTGTTGATATCATGGACGAATTGGAAATTCTTAAAGTTAAGGTCCGTCAAATCGATGACGATAACATTCTTGACAATGAGAAGCAAGCCATGAGAGATCAAGGAATTTTATAA
- a CDS encoding tetratricopeptide repeat protein — MKILKKAITLNVGLVLMGSAVFAQNLNDAKKAIDAEQYQKASSMLKSLVSSKASDGENYYNLGLVYLKTGYIDSARAVFTKGITADPKNNLNLIGLGEADMLSNDPTSAKTNFDKAVALSPKDYKTYLYIGKAYLAQDKPSDDVSKPDFTNALANITKADELDSKDKDAEVFLAQGDAYALQKKNSEALGPYFRVNDIDPTNRRAKTQIGKMYKESRAFPEGEKELQDVIAADANYGPAYRELGELYLQWSSFGVDKEKAAKGIENYKKYLDLTDKSLESQLRYAQFLFYAKDYKTLEQVATSLQVPANDPKSTVVSRMKGWAAYENGNYPQALTSLTEFFAKEKDKSKILGNDYLYLGKAQLKSGQDSLAVLNIIEAAKKDSTNADALAEAAKSLYDAKKFAKSADVYELASKYNPNGKGSLYNYLYIGINRFMESYTLKRDKKPMNLQGLIKGDSALSHLSQVYPDLAQSYLFRARINDYIDQIQNSGSPKGLMIPFYEKYIVSVKPEEQAAAKNNLVESYRLLGSWYADKDKAKAIDYLNKCLALDPTDSYATTKLKELTGAAAKPKGK, encoded by the coding sequence ATGAAAATTTTAAAGAAAGCAATAACCTTAAATGTAGGTTTGGTGTTGATGGGTTCTGCAGTTTTTGCTCAAAATTTAAATGACGCGAAAAAAGCCATTGACGCGGAACAGTATCAAAAAGCATCATCAATGCTTAAGTCATTGGTGAGCTCAAAAGCATCAGATGGTGAAAATTATTACAATCTGGGTTTGGTTTATCTAAAAACTGGTTATATCGACTCTGCAAGAGCTGTATTTACCAAAGGCATTACTGCCGATCCTAAAAACAATTTAAACTTAATTGGTTTAGGTGAAGCTGATATGTTATCTAATGATCCAACTTCTGCTAAAACTAATTTTGATAAAGCAGTAGCTTTATCTCCGAAAGATTACAAAACTTATTTGTATATCGGAAAGGCCTATTTAGCGCAGGATAAACCAAGTGACGATGTATCTAAACCTGATTTTACCAATGCATTGGCTAACATTACCAAAGCAGATGAGTTAGATTCGAAAGATAAAGATGCTGAAGTATTTTTAGCACAAGGTGATGCCTATGCTCTACAAAAGAAAAACTCTGAAGCTTTAGGCCCATATTTTCGTGTAAACGATATTGATCCCACTAATAGAAGGGCTAAAACGCAGATTGGTAAAATGTACAAAGAGTCAAGAGCGTTTCCTGAAGGTGAAAAAGAATTACAAGACGTAATTGCTGCTGACGCAAATTATGGTCCGGCTTACCGCGAGTTAGGTGAGTTATACTTACAGTGGAGTAGCTTTGGCGTTGATAAGGAAAAAGCAGCTAAAGGTATTGAGAACTACAAAAAATATCTTGATTTAACTGATAAATCTTTAGAATCTCAGTTGCGTTACGCGCAGTTCTTATTTTATGCTAAAGACTACAAAACGTTAGAGCAAGTAGCTACTTCATTACAAGTACCTGCAAATGATCCTAAAAGTACAGTAGTATCTAGGATGAAAGGTTGGGCTGCCTATGAAAATGGTAACTATCCTCAGGCTTTAACAAGCTTAACAGAGTTTTTTGCCAAAGAAAAAGATAAATCAAAAATTTTAGGTAACGATTATCTTTATTTAGGTAAAGCACAGTTAAAGTCAGGTCAAGATAGTTTAGCTGTACTTAATATTATTGAAGCAGCTAAAAAAGATTCTACAAATGCTGATGCTTTAGCAGAGGCAGCTAAAAGTTTATACGATGCTAAGAAGTTTGCTAAATCAGCAGATGTTTATGAATTAGCCTCGAAATATAATCCAAACGGTAAGGGATCTTTATATAACTATTTGTATATAGGAATAAATAGATTTATGGAATCTTATACTTTAAAGCGTGATAAGAAACCAATGAACTTGCAAGGTTTAATCAAAGGTGATTCTGCACTTAGTCATTTGTCTCAAGTATATCCAGATTTAGCACAGTCGTATCTTTTTAGAGCACGAATTAATGATTACATTGATCAAATTCAGAACAGTGGATCTCCTAAAGGTTTAATGATTCCATTTTACGAAAAGTATATTGTTTCAGTAAAACCTGAAGAACAAGCCGCTGCTAAAAACAATTTGGTTGAGTCTTACAGATTGCTAGGTTCTTGGTATGCTGATAAAGACAAAGCTAAAGCAATTGATTACTTAAATAAATGTCTTGCTTTAGATCCTACTGATAGTTATGCAACAACTAAATTAAAAGAGTTGACTGGTGCAGCAGCTAAGCCAAAAGGCAAATAA
- a CDS encoding PstS family phosphate ABC transporter substrate-binding protein has protein sequence MRNFLFILLVLALVSCKRKGKTEAVKETRTSGTLKMLVDESVGPIVQDQIDIFSLDYPQAKIVTVVKPEEKLLPAFLNDSVRVIVLPRLLTKAEEKYYNQRNIKINTSRFAVDGIALITNQGNIDSTINVKDVIDILQGKNSDKKLVFDNAYSSTFQYFKELAKISQFPATGVYSKNSSKEVIKLIAEDKKFIGILGVNWVTDRNTEASEYLSQVKVLGVKNLKGKIGDDKFYKPTQDNLINGVYPFLRNINIIDCEGRNGLGTGFATWLRSQRGQLIVLKSGLGPHKLMPREINLIKGN, from the coding sequence ATGAGAAACTTCCTTTTTATATTATTGGTACTTGCACTGGTATCTTGCAAGCGTAAGGGTAAAACCGAAGCAGTTAAGGAAACCCGTACAAGCGGTACACTTAAAATGCTGGTTGATGAAAGTGTTGGCCCGATTGTGCAAGATCAGATTGATATTTTTAGTCTGGATTATCCACAGGCAAAAATCGTGACTGTAGTTAAACCAGAAGAGAAACTTTTGCCAGCATTCCTGAATGATAGTGTAAGGGTAATTGTTCTGCCAAGATTATTAACCAAAGCAGAGGAGAAATATTATAACCAGCGGAATATCAAAATTAACACTTCACGGTTTGCAGTGGATGGTATTGCATTAATTACAAATCAAGGCAATATCGACAGTACAATTAACGTTAAAGATGTAATTGATATACTACAGGGGAAGAATTCAGATAAGAAATTGGTTTTTGATAACGCTTATTCAAGTACCTTTCAATATTTTAAAGAGCTGGCCAAAATCAGCCAGTTTCCGGCTACAGGAGTTTATTCTAAAAATTCGAGTAAAGAAGTAATTAAACTTATTGCAGAAGATAAGAAATTTATTGGTATTTTGGGCGTGAATTGGGTTACGGATCGAAATACAGAAGCGAGTGAATACCTTTCGCAAGTAAAGGTTTTAGGCGTGAAAAACCTAAAAGGGAAAATTGGCGACGATAAGTTTTATAAACCAACCCAGGATAATTTAATCAATGGTGTTTATCCTTTTTTAAGAAATATAAATATCATAGATTGTGAGGGGCGAAATGGTTTAGGCACAGGATTTGCAACATGGTTAAGAAGCCAAAGAGGACAGTTGATTGTACTTAAATCCGGACTTGGCCCACATAAACTAATGCCAAGAGAAATTAACCTGATAAAAGGAAATTAA
- a CDS encoding NADH-quinone oxidoreductase subunit C has product MEETTLNNTILAKLSEKFGEKVTAVAEPYGLLTFATTKDVIINVLSFLKNDLKFNFLTDITAVHYPGKDHGIAVVYHLHNMVEKVRIRVKVFISEQNPTIPTATTVWKGANWMERETYDLFGVKFEGHPDLRRILNMDDLGVHPMLKQYPLEDPNRVDKKDEFFGR; this is encoded by the coding sequence ATGGAAGAAACGACACTAAATAATACTATCCTGGCAAAACTTAGCGAAAAGTTTGGCGAAAAAGTAACTGCGGTTGCTGAACCTTATGGTTTGCTCACTTTTGCAACAACAAAAGATGTAATCATCAACGTATTGTCGTTCCTTAAAAACGATTTAAAATTTAACTTCTTAACTGATATTACAGCGGTTCATTATCCGGGTAAAGATCATGGCATTGCAGTGGTTTACCATTTGCACAACATGGTGGAGAAAGTTAGGATCAGGGTTAAAGTTTTTATTTCAGAGCAAAATCCAACCATTCCTACAGCGACAACGGTATGGAAAGGTGCTAACTGGATGGAGCGCGAAACTTATGATTTGTTTGGGGTTAAGTTTGAAGGACACCCTGATTTACGCCGTATTTTAAATATGGACGATTTAGGCGTTCACCCAATGTTGAAACAATATCCATTGGAAGACCCGAACAGAGTAGATAAAAAAGACGAATTTTTTGGAAGGTAA
- a CDS encoding biopolymer transporter ExbD, with translation MPRIKVKRTSTVTDMTAMCDVASLLLTFFILTATARQPEPLAVSTPSSTYEFKVPAENNAILTIGQGKVFFEVAGNKVRARTLELMGEQYSVKFTPEEIQRFSVISTFGVPFASLKGFIAMGGSDRMKPGVQTGIPTDSTDNQLNSWVLNARKATKEINNADMRLSIKGDAKEEYPVVKKVVDVLQKQGVNKFLLVTNSEAKKK, from the coding sequence ATGCCTAGAATTAAAGTTAAAAGAACAAGTACAGTAACAGATATGACTGCCATGTGTGATGTGGCATCATTGTTACTTACTTTCTTCATCTTAACTGCTACAGCAAGGCAACCAGAACCATTAGCCGTTTCTACTCCCTCATCTACGTATGAGTTTAAAGTGCCGGCTGAAAACAATGCGATTTTAACAATCGGACAAGGTAAGGTATTCTTCGAAGTAGCAGGTAATAAAGTAAGAGCAAGAACATTAGAACTAATGGGCGAACAGTACAGCGTAAAGTTTACACCTGAAGAAATTCAACGTTTCTCAGTAATCTCAACTTTCGGTGTGCCATTTGCCAGCTTAAAAGGATTTATCGCAATGGGCGGTTCTGATCGTATGAAACCAGGAGTACAAACTGGTATCCCTACAGATTCTACCGATAATCAGTTAAATTCATGGGTTCTAAATGCGCGTAAAGCAACTAAAGAAATCAATAATGCGGATATGCGTCTAAGTATCAAAGGTGATGCTAAAGAAGAATATCCAGTGGTTAAAAAGGTAGTTGACGTGCTTCAGAAGCAAGGAGTAAACAAATTTTTATTGGTTACTAACTCTGAAGCTAAAAAGAAATAA
- a CDS encoding energy transducer TonB has protein sequence MSKLDIFRKEWLEVVFADKNKNYGAYQLRKTNGANTTKALFIGSVIFLVLFFSPKIYSLIKGSMDHQDEQLKAQEVILAPPPPVDPKTPPPPPVEPPPPKIDQVKMPPPIVKPDIEVRDEPPTVEKLKEADPGQRDIKGDPTADIVIAEPVGEGPKREAAVAVDDNKVYDFVSIEKQPEYPGGIAKFYKYLSGAIKYPPMAQENNVQGKVFLSFVVEKDGKLTDIQVTRGLGSGTDEEAIRVLKASPRWNPGIQNGKPVRVKYNINVNFTLN, from the coding sequence ATGTCGAAGTTAGATATATTCAGAAAAGAATGGCTTGAGGTGGTTTTTGCGGATAAAAACAAAAACTATGGTGCATACCAATTGCGTAAAACCAATGGTGCTAACACCACAAAAGCTTTATTTATAGGCTCTGTAATATTTCTAGTGTTATTTTTCTCACCTAAAATCTATAGCCTTATTAAAGGTTCTATGGATCACCAGGACGAGCAGTTAAAAGCACAAGAAGTAATTTTAGCGCCACCACCACCAGTGGATCCAAAAACACCACCTCCACCACCGGTAGAGCCACCGCCACCGAAGATAGATCAGGTGAAAATGCCACCTCCAATTGTAAAACCGGATATTGAGGTTCGTGATGAACCACCTACGGTTGAAAAGTTGAAAGAAGCTGATCCGGGTCAGAGAGATATTAAAGGTGATCCTACCGCTGATATCGTTATCGCTGAACCAGTAGGTGAAGGACCGAAAAGAGAAGCTGCTGTTGCAGTTGATGATAATAAAGTTTATGACTTTGTTAGTATCGAGAAACAACCAGAATATCCGGGAGGTATTGCGAAATTCTATAAATATTTGAGTGGAGCAATTAAATACCCGCCAATGGCACAAGAAAACAACGTACAAGGTAAAGTATTCTTATCTTTCGTTGTTGAGAAAGATGGTAAATTAACAGATATTCAGGTTACCCGCGGTTTGGGTAGCGGAACTGACGAAGAAGCCATCCGTGTATTGAAAGCTAGTCCACGTTGGAACCCAGGTATCCAAAATGGTAAGCCGGTAAGGGTAAAATACAACATCAACGTTAACTTTACATTGAACTAG
- the pckA gene encoding phosphoenolpyruvate carboxykinase (ATP): MSKEKLQTPDLSYLNLGDNVAVKYQLSPSELIEDALLNQEGTLASSGALAVDTGKFTGRSPKDRFIVCDSVTEDQVWWGDVNIKISPEKFDQLFYKLTAYLADKTIYVRDSSACANPDYDISIRVITETAYQNLFAHHLFIRPEAHQLGITPEWTIIAAPGFQADPSIDGTRQENFSILNFTKKMILIGGTGYTGEIKKGIFSVLNFILPVYKNTLSMHCSANVGKGGDTAIFFGLSGTGKTTLSADPERGLIGDDEHGWGASSVFNFEGGCYAKCVDLTQEKEPQIYNAIRTGALLENTNFFPGTKDVDYTNINKTENTRVAYPINYIDNAILPSIAEVPKNIFFLTADAFGVLPPISKLNVEQAMFHFMSGYTAKVAGTETGVTEPQLTFSACFGKAFLPLHPSRYAALLGEKMEKHQVNVWLVNTGWTGGAYGIGKRMKLSYTRAMITAALNGDLDHNKYKQHHVFKLMMPLSCPGVPNEILDPSKTWDDQEEYFLKAFELANAFTENFKQFEVPKVAKRHDEALKLC; this comes from the coding sequence ATGAGCAAAGAGAAACTGCAAACGCCAGATTTAAGCTATTTAAATCTAGGCGACAACGTTGCTGTAAAGTACCAATTATCTCCATCGGAATTAATTGAAGATGCATTATTGAATCAGGAAGGTACGCTGGCCTCATCAGGAGCACTGGCGGTTGATACCGGAAAGTTTACCGGACGTTCTCCTAAAGACCGGTTTATTGTTTGCGACAGCGTTACCGAAGACCAGGTATGGTGGGGAGATGTAAACATTAAAATCAGCCCGGAGAAGTTCGATCAGTTATTTTATAAGCTAACGGCTTATCTGGCTGATAAAACCATCTATGTTCGCGATTCTTCGGCATGCGCCAATCCAGATTATGATATTTCTATCCGGGTTATTACCGAAACAGCCTATCAGAATCTTTTTGCTCATCATTTATTTATCCGCCCTGAAGCACATCAGCTGGGAATCACACCCGAGTGGACCATTATTGCTGCGCCAGGTTTTCAGGCCGATCCTTCAATTGATGGTACACGTCAGGAAAATTTCTCTATTCTTAATTTTACGAAGAAAATGATCCTGATTGGCGGTACAGGTTATACCGGTGAAATTAAAAAAGGTATTTTCTCTGTACTGAATTTTATCCTGCCTGTATATAAGAATACACTTTCTATGCACTGTTCTGCCAATGTAGGCAAGGGTGGCGATACAGCTATATTCTTTGGTTTATCGGGTACTGGTAAAACAACACTTTCTGCCGATCCAGAAAGAGGTTTAATTGGTGATGACGAACATGGATGGGGTGCCAGTTCTGTATTTAATTTCGAAGGCGGCTGTTATGCTAAATGTGTAGATTTAACGCAAGAGAAAGAACCTCAGATATATAATGCTATAAGAACAGGGGCATTATTAGAAAATACCAACTTTTTTCCGGGAACAAAGGATGTAGATTACACCAATATCAATAAAACTGAAAATACCCGAGTAGCTTATCCAATTAATTACATTGATAATGCAATATTGCCATCAATAGCTGAAGTACCTAAAAATATTTTCTTTTTAACGGCTGATGCATTTGGGGTATTGCCTCCAATCTCTAAATTAAATGTAGAACAGGCCATGTTCCACTTTATGAGTGGGTACACAGCTAAAGTTGCGGGTACCGAAACCGGGGTGACTGAGCCTCAGTTAACATTCTCTGCCTGTTTTGGCAAGGCCTTCCTACCACTGCATCCTTCCAGATATGCAGCGTTATTAGGCGAAAAGATGGAAAAACACCAGGTAAATGTATGGCTGGTAAATACAGGGTGGACTGGCGGCGCTTATGGAATTGGTAAAAGAATGAAATTAAGCTATACACGCGCAATGATTACAGCGGCCTTAAACGGAGATTTAGACCATAATAAATATAAGCAGCATCACGTATTTAAATTGATGATGCCGCTAAGTTGTCCGGGGGTGCCAAACGAAATTTTAGATCCGTCTAAAACGTGGGACGACCAGGAAGAATACTTTTTAAAGGCCTTTGAGCTGGCCAATGCATTTACCGAAAATTTTAAGCAGTTTGAAGTGCCCAAAGTAGCAAAAAGGCACGACGAAGCGTTAAAATTATGTTAA
- a CDS encoding NADH-quinone oxidoreductase subunit B, whose product MSEINIVDAPPGTEGPGYFATSLDKVIGLARSNSLWPLPFATSCCGIEFMATMGSHYDLGRFGAERLSFSPRQADVLMVMGTIAKKMAPVLKQVYIQMAEPRWVMAVGACASSGGIFDTYSVLQGIDEVIPVDVYVPGCPPRPEAILDGFQRIQDLVKNESGRRRNSDYYKELLGQYGIK is encoded by the coding sequence ATGAGTGAAATTAATATAGTTGATGCGCCTCCAGGAACCGAAGGGCCTGGCTATTTTGCCACCTCTTTAGATAAAGTGATTGGTTTGGCCCGCTCAAATTCATTATGGCCATTGCCATTCGCAACTTCGTGCTGTGGAATCGAATTTATGGCTACAATGGGTTCTCACTACGATTTAGGTCGTTTCGGTGCAGAGCGCTTAAGTTTTTCTCCCCGTCAGGCCGATGTTTTAATGGTTATGGGTACCATCGCAAAAAAGATGGCTCCGGTATTAAAGCAAGTATATATCCAGATGGCAGAGCCACGTTGGGTAATGGCTGTTGGTGCCTGTGCAAGTAGCGGTGGTATTTTTGATACCTATTCTGTTTTGCAGGGTATTGATGAGGTGATTCCGGTGGATGTTTACGTTCCGGGCTGTCCGCCAAGACCAGAAGCCATTTTGGATGGTTTTCAGCGTATTCAGGATTTGGTTAAAAACGAATCGGGCAGAAGAAGAAATTCTGATTATTACAAAGAACTTTTAGGTCAATACGGTATTAAATAA
- a CDS encoding NADH-quinone oxidoreductase subunit A: MQAQSSSIDFLPIIFQVIVALGFVVTTLVATHLLGPKRKTADKLETFEAGIKSVGNARQPFSIKYFVVAILFVLFDVEVIFMYPWAVNFRALKMDGMIEMFIFMGTLLLGFIYVIKKKVLDWN; encoded by the coding sequence ATGCAAGCGCAAAGTTCCTCTATAGATTTTTTACCAATTATATTTCAAGTAATTGTTGCTTTAGGTTTTGTGGTAACCACCCTGGTTGCTACCCATTTATTAGGCCCAAAACGTAAAACAGCCGATAAATTAGAAACCTTCGAAGCGGGTATTAAAAGTGTGGGTAACGCACGTCAGCCTTTCTCTATTAAATATTTCGTAGTAGCTATACTGTTCGTTTTGTTCGATGTAGAGGTTATTTTTATGTATCCATGGGCTGTTAATTTCCGCGCGTTAAAAATGGATGGTATGATAGAGATGTTCATTTTTATGGGCACTTTATTGCTTGGGTTTATTTATGTGATCAAGAAAAAAGTATTAGACTGGAACTAA
- the nuoE gene encoding NAD(P)H-dependent oxidoreductase subunit E: MLKVEEQTPVTFSSELLAKFDEIKSRYPEGKQKSALLPLLHLVQAEFLWVPTSAMDQVAAYLNIQPIEVYEVATFYTMYFLKPQGKYALEVCRTGPCCLVGAEKILSHLEDKLGVKEGEVTADGLFSFRGVECLAACGFGPVLQISPEYTFYENLTTESVDKLIEDLKNKS; encoded by the coding sequence ATGCTTAAAGTAGAAGAACAAACACCTGTAACGTTTTCATCAGAATTGCTGGCCAAATTTGATGAAATAAAAAGCCGTTATCCGGAAGGAAAACAAAAATCAGCTTTGCTACCATTATTACACCTGGTGCAGGCCGAATTTCTTTGGGTTCCAACGTCGGCGATGGATCAAGTTGCTGCGTATTTAAATATTCAGCCAATTGAAGTGTACGAGGTAGCAACATTTTATACCATGTACTTTTTAAAACCACAAGGTAAATACGCTTTGGAGGTTTGCCGTACAGGACCTTGCTGCCTGGTAGGTGCAGAAAAAATATTAAGCCACTTAGAAGATAAGTTAGGCGTAAAAGAAGGAGAAGTAACCGCCGATGGCCTTTTCAGCTTTAGAGGAGTTGAATGTTTGGCAGCCTGCGGTTTCGGTCCGGTGTTACAAATTAGCCCGGAATATACTTTCTACGAAAACCTAACTACCGAAAGTGTAGATAAACTGATTGAAGATTTGAAAAATAAGTCCTAA
- a CDS encoding MotA/TolQ/ExbB proton channel family protein, with the protein MANAPKPTTVKKESSSSASNVFATFVIPICIVIGFCVWRFVFGEGTNFIDGDREKLPLPGNYLGTAYKGGPIVAILVGLLLVVIVFSIERLIVIGKASGKTSLDNFIRKVQGLLSAGNIEAAKAECDKQQGSVANVIKSGLKKYSEVEADTNMDVEQSIVAIQKDVEEATALEMPMLEQNLTVIATLVSIGTLVGLLGTVTGMIRAFAGLANSGAPDQSALAVGISEALINTATGILVSTVAIIMYNVLTSKIDKLTYAIDEAGFSIVQTYASSHK; encoded by the coding sequence ATGGCAAACGCACCAAAACCAACAACTGTTAAAAAAGAGAGCTCTTCTAGTGCTTCAAATGTATTTGCAACATTCGTTATTCCAATCTGTATCGTAATTGGATTCTGCGTTTGGAGATTCGTGTTCGGAGAAGGAACTAACTTTATTGATGGTGACAGAGAGAAATTACCTCTACCTGGAAACTACCTTGGAACAGCATACAAAGGAGGTCCTATCGTAGCGATCTTAGTTGGATTACTATTGGTAGTAATTGTATTCTCAATCGAGCGTCTAATCGTTATTGGTAAAGCAAGTGGAAAAACAAGCTTAGATAATTTCATCCGCAAAGTACAAGGCTTATTAAGCGCAGGAAACATCGAAGCTGCAAAAGCAGAGTGTGATAAACAACAAGGATCGGTTGCTAACGTAATCAAATCTGGTTTGAAAAAATATAGTGAAGTTGAAGCTGATACCAACATGGATGTTGAGCAATCAATCGTTGCTATCCAAAAAGATGTTGAAGAAGCTACAGCTTTAGAAATGCCAATGTTAGAGCAAAACTTAACTGTAATTGCAACTTTGGTATCAATTGGTACGTTAGTAGGTTTATTGGGTACTGTAACAGGTATGATCCGTGCATTCGCCGGTTTAGCAAACTCTGGTGCTCCAGATCAGTCAGCATTAGCGGTAGGTATCTCTGAGGCACTTATCAACACTGCAACAGGTATCTTGGTATCTACTGTAGCAATTATCATGTACAACGTATTAACTTCTAAAATTGATAAGTTAACTTACGCAATCGATGAAGCTGGTTTCAGCATCGTTCAAACATACGCTAGTTCGCATAAATAA